The region GGGAGCAGATCGAGATGTACAACCAGGAGGCCACCGCGAAACTACCTCCCAAAACTGTGGTATTTAGtggtaaatataaacataagaATGCCTTAAATAAAAGAATCCTCAGATTGGCAAGATCATCGATTACCACAACAATATCCTGCTCCTATTGGAGAAGGAAATCGAAAAGTTGCAGAGCGAGGTCACCAAGGTCCAAAGGGAGTACGAAGAGCTGAATAGGAAATTGGAACCTTGTAAACTAATAGCTCAAGCCCCCTGCCACAAGAACGATTCAAAGCCCATGGCCAAATGTGAAGTACAACTACGCATGTAATCCTCAAACTGATAACACGATATTTCCATACGAGTAGTATAAATGCTTACAATGCTGCAAGCTTAACTTTGTGCTTAAGATTAGGTTTGGTCTGTTGGGCTTATTCCTAGTTGTTGGCATCGCGGAAGAAGAGCACATCGTCGGCAATGATGCTGGTGCTGGTCTTCTGGTTGCCCTGCTGGTCGGTGATCTCGCCGTAGGTGATCTTGCCCTGCACCATGGTGCGCTGCCCCTTCTTCAGGTATTCCAGCACGGTGTCGCGCAGGTTGGGCTTGAAGACCACCACACGATGCCAGTCGGTGCGCTGGGCCCAGTCGCCGTTCTCGTATCTAAAAGAGATTGTTCGAAAATTAGATAGTACTATGTTGCGTTACAAGATTAGCTTAATGaaaccagtaaaaataaataactttagGATTATTGTTAAGTGATTAATTCTAAAATGTTCAGTAATGAGAAATCACCATATTCGACTTTATAATCAGTTTATGTCTGAGTTTTACATTTAGGATTTAGAAATTTTACAATACCGAACGGATAATTTGAAAGTCTTTATAATGAAGTTAGTGTGGGAGCAACTCATAATACAcctcttttaaaattatggtgTTATTAAGGAAGAAGGAATCTAAGGCAGCTATATTTATGACCGTGACTGTCTGCCTCCTTGAAGATTCGGATTCAAGATCAATTGCGAACACATGCTGTggccaaacacacacatatgtAAGTGCCCGTACTCACTTGTAGTTGGTGTGTGTGGCGACGGAGAAGGTGACCACCGGGTGCTCCTGGGATCCGCGCAGCTGGGGATCGGCTCCAACTCTACCCAAAATGGTAACCGTGTTGACGGCTGCATTTGTAAAACCATCAATTAGCGTATTTTCGCAATACCAAAACTtaaagcactcacttttttcaattttggCGGGCGCCGCTGCCGTCGTAGTTGTTGCACCGCGTGCCGGCATACTTCGCAGGCCGCTCATCAGGGGCGTCAGCTAAAGAGgacaaacatttaaataaacaaattccCCTTGGCTTTGCTAGTTCACTTACCATGCGCTTTGTGTGTTGCATCATTATTTAACAAAGGCTTTTTCGTAGGCTGATCAGAAATTACACTACAATTAGAGATGGGTTAACAAAGACATGGCTGTTATCGATTGTTCGTGTTTCCAATACGCTATCGATATTTTGTATCTCAATGGAATTAGTGTTGTAAAGCGCCCAATGGGTATTGGCAGGTTAGGCAGTCATCGCCCTCTAGTGGTAGTTTGTGGAATCAGTACCCATTTCATTGTTGCTGATTTTAGCCAATAGGTGGCATCTGGTAGTTCTGCATTTAAACTCAGTGCTTATGAGGGCGCCAGTGTgcgaattcaaattaaatttaacactaAAAACAGTTTCCCTTccctaaaaaattataccattaCCTAAACATTGCCCAAACGTAAAcgaataaaatggaaaattccaatctttaaagatattttttttaattttttaagaaacctAGTATAGTTTCTTAGAATATCATTACAAAGCTGGtagctttaaattaattggaaaCCCCAGGTAAATTTAACTGTCATACAAAATCGAGTCATTCATTAAGCATAGAATAATAAacgatatttatttaaacttaaactcTCTAAGAATTCAAATCAGCCTATAAAAATTCACTTAATAAAGCCAATAGAATGCACAGAGATTTCAAATTTTACAACCTCAAACAGGATGCAAGTGCGACACCTCAAGCCCGCTTCGTAATCGAGCGAAGTTGCCAGCCACGAGtagtcatcatcatcatcttgGCTTTTTTCGAAAATTAGTTACCGGCAGGCGGCTTTGTTTGAGTTGCTGGGGAGGCAGggctggaggaggaggccgGCGAGCGGCCAAGTGTCCGTTAGCCGGGTGCTAATAAAAACCTGGACACCCGAGAGGCGTCCCCGAAACGGAGCGGAAGAACAGAATCACCATTTTTATATTCGCATTGCTCTTgagccgccgccgctgctgcaacatcaacagccattgcagctgcagcagcagcagcagcagcaacaagagcTCTCTGCAGCTCTCGACTTTGCATTCAAATTCAGCTCAGGCGATGACGACAGTCGCCATCGATGGCGCTGCCCCGAGAACAGAACCTCATATCGCCGGCCAGATTCTCGGACTCGGAACTGCTTGCCATCTGCGTCACTCGAGAAATTCTGTGGAGCTGATAAAAGCGCTGCGGTCATATTGCGGCCAGCTTAGCCAGTTCCGACTTATAACCCATATCACCATACATTACGAGGGAATTTTTGATTTCCAGGAAGGTTCTTTAATATGCAAAGCAGAAGTTTATCTAAGCTCCTTCAAATTACACATGTTAAAGCTTTTACAGATTATATTCCTAAAATTGGAAAACAGACATATCCCTGAAtagttaaaaaattgtatttttcatGGTATAGTTATTTCCGCTTAAGACCGATTTTGGTTGTCGTGTTCTATGActcatttatattatttatttttgccctgttatcatttcatttcttcagttggaaaccaaaaaatattttacatttctttGCATAATTCTCTGACATTTTGAATACAGACATATTCGTTGTaacatattttcaaaatattaatataagaTCGTATATATATAGACTTTTTAGACCCTGTTTAAACCTTTTGGGCAGTAAATgagaacatttttcaaatctCTTTTGAAATGCGCGCTTTTGAAATCACAAGAGCCATTTCCCCCAACAAGATCCAACCCCATATTTATAATTTGGCCCTCCGTCCGTATCTATATCTGCAGTCGTGGCCGTGCCCGTAGAGCATTGTGTCCGTCGCTGAATCCAGTGCGCGTGTTGCTGCGACTCTATATAAAAATACACTTGTATATGTACGCGGGGCGACTCATATAGGAaggttgctgttgttgccgttgttgctggcctggcctggcactgtatctgtatctgtatctgtagccgagtgtgtgtgcgctcgtatctgtatctggtgTTTGGGGCTCCGGCTCAGAGCGCTCCGCAGCGCTACCAACAAAAACGAACGTCGGAACGTAAACGTACCAGGCGAACGAACGAACCAGCGAACGTCCCAAATGTCGCTgctttttctatattttcagATTGTATGGTATATGGTGGGGCAACTGGCGGGGCGGGGGAACTGAAGTggtcgctgttgttgctgccgctgatgatgttgccgttgccgttggcCCGGCTGACTGGGCTTGTCGAGGACGTTCGCTAGATGGCTGACTGGGCTGGCTGTTTCGCCGTTTGGTGCTGTGCTGTGCTGGGCTGTGTGCGTTTGCGTGCCAAAAAGCGAGCGATGGCAAAATTCATATGTGCGCCTTACAGTGAAACTATAAACGGCGGCAGCATTCCGGCAACTTGcaatgttgccgctgccactggcgatgttgctgctgctcagTGGCGAGACTGCGCAAAAGGAGTCGAGCCTTGAGCTTAGTGGGCAAAGGATTAAAGTCGCCAGGGTCCGGGCTTTAAAGAGGAATCTTTAGGATCGTAATCTATGTGTATAAAGCTAGCTCTTCAATGCAGAGTGAAATCTACTTCAATGAGTCTAGTGAAGTAGGGTTACATACCATCGTAGATAGTAATCATCTTATTTAAAGAACCCCTggttaaagatttaaattttttactcatgaatttcaaaaacaaCATAGATAATAATATAGTTATTCAACATAATAGATTCCAATAAACTTGATCCAAGTACCCTCATAGAATATATTTAGTGATTTGCTTTACCCctgtaatattaaaaactaaacttaaaGAGTTAGTAACCCCTAGATCTAATCTTAGGAAGTTGGAAAATCTTAAACACTTAATATATCTTGTGACTTGGTACACCCCATTAATATGAAGAATTAAAGTCAAAGAACTGGTAACCCCTAGATCCAATCTCAGCAAAGTTGGGAAATCTCAACTAGTGCCGAGACCCAAAGCAACCCCTTGAGCAGCCCCAATCGAGACCCGCCTCGAACTGCATCGCGAGCTGACTGCGCACAAAATTTAACCAGAAAATTTAACAGAGCAGCAGAAACGGAGACCCCAAAACCGAACGAATGGCTCGCATTAAAGTTTATTTCGAAACCGAGTCGCAGGCAGCGCAGAAAGCAGCGCGctgaaaggaaaagaaaaagaaaacgacAAGCGGGCGAGCGAACAGAGGAAAAAATCCAAGTAAAATTACGACGAGGCGAAAGAGTGGGCTGTGGGAATGGGGAGTGGGTATGGAGGCGATGGCTTGGTTGCCGGATGGCTGCTGATGGTGGATGGTGCAGATGGGGACCGGGGACCGAGGACCGAGGACTGGGGGCTGGGATGGGGCAGAAGGTTGATGGTGGCTGGGCTGGTTGCTTGCCTGCTGCTCGGCCAAGTGGATGGGGGGCAACGACGTCgaaagaaaacaagaaactcCAGCAGCAGTGGCCCAAGGGGGACTACAGAGTGGGGTGGGGTGCCTTGGTGGGCTGAATGGGAAGGCAGCCGCACAAAGTgccggtgtgtgtgtgcgtgtgtatctgtgCGCCTCGGTGGGGCGAAGGTGAAGCATGCGATGGCGTTGGTTGGCCTGGCTCGGTTCGGTTTGGCTTGGCTCCGTACCACAGGCAAGACGGCGTCGCTGGcggaaaataagaagaaaaaaaataagaaagaaaaaaatatataaaaccaGCAAATGAACGAACCAACGAACCAGCGGCAGCCCCAAACAAAAATGCTGCATaaaagcggcaacaacaacgaggaCGTTGATGGCGACGGCGATGGTGACTCTTGCAACTGCAACcaggggcagcggcaacaTCAGCCGTCACCAGGCAATGGGCACCAGGCACCAGGCACTAGGCACAGCAGACCTGGCCAAGAACGAGAATTTTAGATCGTCGCAATCAGGCCGAAATGGGGATGCACTTGCAAACAGATCAATGTACGATCAATGATCGTATGGGGAAATATGGGACAAAGAGATCTCTTAAGTTATAACTGATTGAAATACTCAATACTCATTGAAAACTGCTTTAAGGgtaatcattttaaattggggcttataaaaaaagcttaaaaaaatatttttaaaattttaaaggagaaaattaaaaagatcacCTTTTTAAAGAAAGGTTACTTAtactttttgaaataaaagaaTGCATATATAATATGACGAGAGATAGGTTAAAATCTTAAGAACATCaattcatataaaataaaagcaaatatataaattccgattaaaacaatcaaacaaattataatatcatacaATATATCCTATTTTACAAGTAATTTCGAGAGCTATAGATCGCCGTATAAGtcccaaaaaattaaagattaaaGAGAATTCCCCATTCAAACGTATTCACCAAATCTCTAGGGCATTTCGAACGAACGAAAGAACAGAACATGGACAGAACCAGCGCCAGAGTCATAGACGTAATCATCGGCCAAGTCGGAGTCGGTGCTCGCGTCAGAACCGTCGTCATCGCCGCACCGACTGCTCTGAGGTCTCAGCACACACAGAGACCGGACCGAAAACGAGTACGAGAATGAGAATGAGACCGGGACTGAGACTGCCACGGCGAACCCAGAGTTACCAGCAACGGCAACCAAGCAAGCGGCGATGAACAACGACAAGCAGCCGACCGACCAACCCGACCCAACATTAAAGTTAAAGTAAAGTTGGAATTTGTGCCTCGACCAGCGCTCTGTCCTCCGAAAGAGCCCCTCCCACCAATCCGCACCTTCCGTCCTTCCTTCCCCCATGCTGCCTTTTGTAATCAGAATAAACGAAAATTCGCTTAAGCCGTGCACCGTGGAGCCAACTATTTAGGCGGATTTCCTATAGGAAATATTCTTAATGGATCCTCTGctgatttattaaattgtaatgtaaattataatttataatgtaGTTTAAGGATAAAGTATATCATCTAGTTTTAATTCGATACACGAAGAAAATACGCcactttatattattatacgTAGGTAGTATTAAAACGCTCACACTAATCACAAGGAACTTGTATAAGCTTTAGACTTCAGCGGAAATTGGTTTTAATTCAAGTCGAATAGAatcgttaaaaaatatatttaaacctTATTAAAATTGATGTTTTTAGTTATATTGTCAGCGTGGTTCAAATTctgaataataattttgggtCTTTTAAAGCAGCATATAGCTGGGCTTGGCCGACCACATCTTAGCCCCAATTTGCTGGCATTCTTTAACTGGCAACCGCATCGTCCCACTGTCGCCTCTTGTGGAGGAAGGATGTGGGGCCTGGAGAGGGAGTTTGGGGCCTTGGCGTGGGGCTGGAGCTGAGGGCAGAGGCAAAACGCAAATGTCAAGACAAACGAACGAATGAACGAAAGAGCGAACGCAACGGAACGAGCCAAACGAAACGAACCGGGCCGAAATGAAACGCCAaggagtgggcggtgggcgacCCAAAGTGCTGAGAGCTTTAGGTGGGTAGAGGGGGGTTGGTTGTGCGGAGACCTAAAATATTCCCCCCACACCTGCTCCGTCCTTCGGTTACCACCATTCATTCTGCTGCGATAAAGGAAATACCACACCACTGTGACAACACTCTTGCCGCTGCAGTGGCACCGAACCACCAAGCCACCGAGCCACCCAACCCCCCAGACACCTTTTGTCCCAAGATCAAAACCCTAGTCTCCACTTCAGGTCCTGCAGTCCTGAGGCTGGAGTTAGAACCTTAGTAACACTAGTAACGAAAATAACGCAGGGAGTATCTACGATCGAAGATATCAATTCAACAATATCAACAAAATCTGGTGTTTTGAAACCACATAGATATatgcctgaaagtatgcaatgattGCATTAAAATGTTACAGGATGACAAAGATAGATACTAAACGATACTTTGACTTCTTTAAATGGAAACTTATTTTGGCGATCCTCTGtagaaattataatttttttcaagatATGAAGTTTTAGATGAATTTACGTGGGGTCAAAATAATGTCTAAAATCTTAAAATGCCAAATAATGTAAAGTAATTGCTGTTTTTACCAATGCCTTTCTGGCTTGTTGTTCCTTTTTTAGATGACTGTGGCTCGTTTTCACCCATTTtccatgttattgttttcaGTGTAGGGGTTTATTTTTACTGCTTCGTTCCCATTTGAAGTGCGACTTCAGACTCCGATTCTTCCTCTTCGCCTGCTTAACACTCAGACCCAGCTTCAGTTCTGGTTCTCAGCCGGCACATGGCCaacaacgacgacgacgatgacgacCACTTGCCATTTGCGCAACGCCACCGAAATAACCAAACTAGCGGCGgcaacaaacacacacaactTGAAACATCGATCCGCTGTGGCGGACAGAAATAGTAGCGGACTCAGCCTTTGCGGAAGAGTGAGTGGGTGTATTTTTTGGGAAGAGAGTTACGTGGGCGGGAAGGAATGTAGAGATAGAGAGTGCTCTCTATCGATTTAAGATgggttaattaaaaattaagggGGTAATAAAGTAGTAGTACAGGATCTAGAAAGAGTACTGGAAGTATAGGCATAAGAGGAGTTAGCAAGGACAAAAGGCACGATCACGGGTGTGTTTTGTAATGGACATAATAAAATCAGTCGTCGCTTTGggacattttttatttggattgCTCTACTTTGATACGCCTAAGATCAACTGCTATCATATATTGATCTTCTGATCCAATAGTAAAAACTGTAAGTTTCATTAAATGTCTTAATATTCCAAAACAagattgtttaaataaacCGAAACCCAGAGCCTTctttaaataagtttaatattaaattatagttAAGTATCGCAGTAATTCCTAAATATTGACTTaaatttttcccaaaaacCCACAGTCTTCAAGTTATTCTAACATTTGATCGTTATTTTAGATGATGTACTATCATAAATTGGGCGATAAATCAATGCATCAATGAAATACGTCTGATTCTCTGATGTTATTTGATTGCAACTATGCACTTGAATCGATTACAAAATCGATAAATCATCGAGGTACTACCATGAATTACAGTTAAAGCCACTATGAGTGTGTGCTTGGGAGTATGTGCCCCACTTATGTAGGTTCGCTTCAATGGGGCCTAGCCCCTTCGACGGACGCTTGTTGTTGGATTCGTTGGTGTTGAACCAATGCCAAGTCAACTGCGTGTAGTACTGCCATGAGATATTTTTTGGGACGTTCCCAGAGTTCAGGCTCGgttcgttttcgtttttggtttggtttggttcgTCACTCGGCAAGCAAACAACGCAGCGCGAAAAAattcagtgtttttttttcgctCAGCTTTTTCATCCGAATGAGAAACAACCGATAAAAACCTGAAAGTGTTGGCGATGCGTCATGCGAGGCGATGTGATGCGAAGCGATGCCCTCTTCCCGGCGGCGAACTTGAGCCGATGGCTCAATCAAGGCTGCGCAGTTCTGCGATCCTGGGGGAGCGTTTTTGCGCCGTCGTCAAAATCCTCCAGAAGGGACCAAACTTTGAGCAGGATTTTGAGCCGTTGGCGCACACAGATATCCCCCCAAACCAATCTCCTCGCCACTCCACCCACTCTCATCCCATCAGCTACGCCGTGCCACCATTGCCACCACCATcagcaccacccacccacagCTCGCCTCATTCATTTAGTTTTCGTACAGCCAAAGCAACAATAGTTCCTCGGGGCTGGGGGCAGGGAAACGGGGCCGCAGTCCTTGCTGTTAGGTAGATTGTGCCCATCTCTCCGTCCCGCCACCTTGCCGCCCAGGCGAATGCATAAAAAGCCAGGGGAGATGATACAGGGTGTCCCAGTTAGGAAGAgctactttaaaatttaagacaAACTTACCCACAAATTAAAAGTGATTTTGTGTAGAGTTTTTGGTGTTATTTTTACAGAAGTACTTTTCTAGTAAAATTTCTTACCAAATACGGTTTGCTTAGTTATAGttcatttttgaaattaaatataaaaattatgttattttctttaaagtaaacaatatataattttaaaaaatatatttttattattatttattacccAGTAATACCACAAAGCATACATTAGaaccttaaatattaaaaaacaatattattttatattagttAACTTCAAATTCAACTAAATGTTGATAAACAACTATCAAAGGGGTTTCTTTTtctaaatttgtaatattaacTAGTTTTTTAGAATCATACTATAACcttaataacttaaaattttaaaattaaagcagAGTGTTGTGGGTTATCCTGGAAAACAAGACCCTGTTTAGCGGCACACATTTCAGGCCCGGTTCGGCTGTCAGTCGGTCGCTCACTTTGCTATTCAACGGCCCAGGGCAGGGGCGGGTAATTGGGGGTAGGGGGCGCAAGGCGCACGGCTGAGGGTGAATGCCAGTCGCTTGTCCTCCCCCAGCCAGCCTCCCTGTCCTCCCCTCCTTGTCGTTTGTTTGTCACAATAGGGCAAAAGTTTCTACTGTAACCGTTATGCGACCCACAGACACCACCAACTCCTACCCGCCCCGCCTGCCTCCCCCTGCTGGTagagagccagagccagagcccaAATGTCTGACAGGCAAGAGCAACGCAATGCCACCAAACCACCCaacacccaccacccaccataCGCCATAGACCGCCTTGCCATGCCATCCACCCACCAGAGCCATCACCACGGCCACCCAATCAAGCCGGCAACCCACCATGTCAGGCAGCCGCACCACCAGCccaccacccaaccacccaccacccactacCCACCGCATGGACTACGTTGTCGGCATAACGAACACCAACACAGGATGGTAGAGGAAAGCAGGGAATAGCCGAAAAGGATATGCTCTTGATGTTGGATAGGTATAGGAAAACTTAAAGAATATAACTTGGAAATTGGagacataaaatatttattaaataataaatacgtgctcttttaatttttattgaaccTTGGTTTATTATTACATTCTTCTTTTGGATTAACAGTACTTTAGGAGTGTTTCAATCATTTTGCTGTACGACATCAAAAGATAGTCCAAGCATCGAAAAAATCcttgttttaaaattcttttttagaCTAATCATTAATTTTATACATGAACATAAGTCATAGCACATCATAGGACatccaaataaaataaaattatggaaAAGATCCTCCTACAAAATCCTTATCCAGACATTTGTAGAACGTATTCAGTTAAAATGTGTAGATGATCTTAAAtagtttcttaaaaattgaaccaaaaactaaattatcaaaataatccTTATATTAAATCTTAGTttagtaaatttataaatttattttaagaaatgataaataatatttgggttTTGAAACTCGACTAAACAAATGCCAGATCCTCTTGAATCTCTTCACGGAATTCATGGCTATAGGGTAAACGAAACTTGCTCTGAAATACGATGGCCCAGCGATATACACACACTCATGTGCGCACACACACCCGGTAAGCGTACACACATACACAGCAACAAACAGCGACAAAGCATTAAGCTTtcatgtgagtgtgtgtgtgtccgtgggtgtatctgtgtgtgtgtacgAAACTTTTATTGTCAGCACAAACAGacacaaacacactcacacacggaGAGCCATGCTTGAGCGAAGGATAAAATGCTGCAAATTCACGGCAACAACAAGGAGgcgagcagcagcggcaacagcagcagcggtcTGAACGTGGCCCACGGTACGTATACGTATCCATCAGATAGAAAAGGCATCGAGCAGCCGCATGCTGAAATAATGAAGCAGCAAGGACTCGACTCGACTCAGCACAAGGCAAGCAAGGATGGCAAGGCAAGGATGGCCAGGCAAGGATGCGAGGATGGCAAGGCAGAGCCGGTCGAAGACTTGGCCAgaatgaaaacgaaaatgggaaatgtgtACGGCTCTGTGTCGGTGTCTGTCTCGcctgtatgtgtgtgtttgtgcctCTGTGAAAGGACGACAAGGATATTGCGCACGAGGACAGGATGGCTGCCTGACTGCCTTGCCTTGCCGTTGCTCGCCTCGCCTTGGTGTTGATGATGATTACAGAGATGCGCAGAGATAGAAGCGAGCTGAACTGAAGCTAAATCTGAGGCTGGGtcagcactgagagaaatacTTTTGCTTGCTATGGAATTGCTCCTCAGAATGTATTGGTACTTCTGCTAGAACTGATAACATTTGCAAACATTTGAAAGATAGAAAATAGACGTTGTAGTAAATATAGAACCTTCTGGtggttctttatttttatacaaaaaaaaaaattaattcagtttttgggaacatttttttattattaaaagtttattcatacataacattttctaaatatattgATTTAATAGTTTGcacttaaaattattttttttgggttttataTATTGTTGAACTGAACAAtacaattttgattttgttaGTTGCATCCAGtacttaaagaaaaaataatcgATTTAAGAGTGACATGAATTATTTCTCTGTATATGGAAAGTATCCTGTTTATTGCGTTATTATAAGCACGAAGCGCCAGAAGGTAGGCAATGATTTTTGGAAATGCCCGTTATGGTACTT is a window of Drosophila biarmipes strain raj3 chromosome 3R, RU_DBia_V1.1, whole genome shotgun sequence DNA encoding:
- the LOC108024379 gene encoding single-stranded DNA-binding protein, mitochondrial, which codes for MMQHTKRMLTPLMSGLRSMPARGATTTTAAAPAKIEKTVNTVTILGRVGADPQLRGSQEHPVVTFSVATHTNYKYENGDWAQRTDWHRVVVFKPNLRDTVLEYLKKGQRTMVQGKITYGEITDQQGNQKTSTSIIADDVLFFRDANN